Genomic window (Candidatus Krumholzibacteriia bacterium):
CCTTCCCGGAACGCGCGGCGTCCGGCCTATGGACGAGCGCGAGTGATCTCGCGAACCTGGTTGCCGCCCTTCTGGCCAGCTATCGGGATGATGACGGCTTTCTCCCCCGCTCGCTGGCGCAAGACATGATGACACCCGTTTCCCCCAGCGAGCACGGGCTGGGCCCGCGTATCGAGGGCCGTGATGATGCCCTCCTCTTCCACCATGGCGGCGTGAACTCCTCCTACCACGCCTGGATCGAGGGGCATCTCGCTACCGGTGACGGTTTGGTCATTCTCACCAACGGCGCCAACGGCAATGGGTTGATCACGGAAATCAGAAACGGTGTTTCCGACGCGATGAACTGGGAGATCAACGAGCCGATCCGGGTTCCCGAAATCGTCCTCTCCGCAGAACAGCTCTTGGACTATACCGGCTGGTATCGCGTGGACACCGACTTTCCCTACGCCCTGCGCCGCATCATGATTCGCAGGCTCTTCGACCAGCGAATTCACATCGAGGCGGACGGCGAAAGGTTGACCATGACCGTGGACGGCGATGACGGTGCGATCGCACTCATCCCGCTATCACCGAACCGGTTCTGGATCGAGGGCTTCGGATTACGCCTGGGCATTGCCGAACTGGAATTCCATCGCGATGCATTTGGAGACACGCATTCGGTTACCTTCCATTTGCCGAATGCCAGCTCTCACTACGTGCGCGACTGAAGGCGTGCAGGGTAGCCGATCGGCCGACCCGCTCGATTGCTGAACGCCCGCGCGACTGGCGCTCGCCTGGTGCGTCTGGGATCTGGCTGGAGCCTTCCCGACTCATGACACGGGAACGCAGACCTTCGACAGCCAGCTCAGTGATGCGTTGCTCGACCAGGTCGAGCTCGTGACGCGGCCGTGGTGCGCCTCGCTCCGAGGTCCGCACCGACACCGAACACCAGGACCACTCCCCCGCCGCGCGGTCGCGGCGTCGGAGTCGGGCGCGCCCACCAGGATCGAGTCGCGCAGGATCTTCGAGTCGGCCGCAGCCGCGCCAGAATCGTCGATCGCACCGAGCGCGGGAATCGTCAGCCGGAGCGCCCGTTGCGGGCCTCTTCGGCCAGTTCGGCGAGAACGACCAGGGCGTCGACCGGCCGCAGCGTGTCGGTGTCGAGTTCCTTCAGCCGCTCCACCACCGGGTGCGGCGCCGGGGGCGCGCTCTCGAACAACGGCAACTGGAAGCGCGGTGGCGGCGGTGCGGGGGCGTCCTCCGCGTCGCTCTCCAGGGCCTGGGCGCGGTCGAGCAGTTCGCGGGCGCGCTCGAGCACCGGAGCCGGCACGCCGGCCAGCTCGGCCACATGGATCCCGTAGCTGCGGTCGGCCGCGCCGGGCACGACCCGATGCAGGAACAGGATCCGCCCCTCGTACTCGCGCACCTCGAGTTGGGCGTTCACCGCCCGCGGCAGGCGCTCGGCCACGGCCGTGAGTTCGTGGAAGTGCGTGGCGAAGAGCGTGCGCGGGTGCACCGGTCCTTCGTGCAGGAACTCGACGATCGCGCGCGCCAGGGCCAGGCCGTCGCGCGTCGACGTCCCCCGCCCCACCTCGTCGAAGATCACCAGACTGCGCGCGGTCGCCCCGCGCAGGATGCGCGCGGTCTCGGTCATCTCCACGAGGAAGGTGCTCTGTCCGCGCGCCAGGTCGTCGCTCGCGCCCACGCGCGTGTGCACGCGGTCGACCAGGCCGATGCGCGCACGCCGCGCGGGGACGAAGCTGCCCATCTGCGCCAGGATCACGATCAGCGCCGTCTGTCGCAGGTAGGTGGACTTGCCGCCCATGTTCGGGCCCGTCAGCAGCACGATCTGGCGCTGCGCCGGATCGAGCCGCACGTCGTTCGGCACGAAGCTCTCGTCGCTCAGGCGTTCGACCACCGGATGACGACCGTCCTCGACGTCGAGCTGCAGGTCGGGTTCGACGCGGGGCCGGCGGTAGTCCTGCTCGCGCGCGATCGTCGCCAGGGCCACCAGCGCGTCGAGCGTGGCCAGGGCGTCGAGCGCGTCGTGCACCGGACCGAGGTCCTCGGCGAGTTCTGCGACCAGATCGGAGAACAGCGTGGCCTCGCGTTCGACCTGCAGTTCCTCGGCGCGCAGGATCTCCTGCTCGCGTTCCTTCAGGGCCTCGGTCACGAAGCGCTTGCCACTGGTCAGGCGCTGCTTCTCGACGTAGTCGTCGGGGACCTTGTCGAGGTGTTTGTTCGTGACCTCGACGTGGTAGCCGAAGACCTTGTTGAAGCCGACCTTCAGGTTGGCGATGCCCGTGCGCTGGCGTTCGCTCTCCTGGTAGCCGGCGATCCAGGTCTTGCCGTCGCGGTTGAGCGCGCGCAGGCGATCGAGTTCTTCGTCGTGGCCCTCGCGGAACACACGGCCGTGGCGCAGGTGCGTGGGCGGTTCGTCGACCAGCGCGGCGGCCAGCCGCTCGGCGAGTTCGGTGCAGGCGTCGGCGTGCCGCTCGACGTCGCCCAGCAGCGGGGTGTCGCAGTCCCGCGTGCGTTCGACCAGCGAGGGCCAGCGCTGCAGTCCCGCGCGCAGGGCGGCCAGTTCGTGCGGCAGCGCGCGGTGGGTGGCGATGCGTCCGACGATGCGTTCGAGGTCGCCGATCCCACGCAGGGTCTCGCGCAGGCCGTCGAGACGCCCCGCCTCGGCCAACAGTGCATCGATCGCGTCGTGCCGCGCGCAGATGCCCTGCACGTCGCACAGTGGCGCGCGCATCCACGCGGCCAGACGGCGCCGGCCGAGCGGCGTGCAGGTGCGGTCGACGTGGTGGAACAGACTCGACGCGCGGTCGGCGCCGCGCATGCTCTCGAACAGTTCCAGGTGGGCCACCGTCTCGCGGTCGAGGTGCAGGCGTCCCTCGCCGCGGTCGACGTGCACACGTCGCACCTGCGTGGGCCGGGCCCGCTGGCGGTCGGCCAGGTAGCGCAGGGCGGCCCCCGCCGCGCCCACCGCCGGTTCGTCGGGATCGAGCCCCAGGCCGTCGACGGCGGCCACCGCGAAGTGATCGCACAGGGCCTCCGAGGCGATCGACGGGTCGTAGTGCAGGCGCGCGTAGGTGGTGACCGTCGTCGCGCCGAGCGTGCGCTCGACCTCGGTGCCCGGCGGCAACGGATCGGGGGCGACGACCTCGGCCACCTCGTACCGCCGCAGCAGAGCACTCACGTCCTCCGGCGGCGACGACCCACAGCGGAACTCGCCGGTGGAGCCGTCGAGCAGCGCCCAGCCCCAGTCGCCGTGGCGGCGCGGCTCGACGGCCAGCAGGAACACGGCGTCGGCCCCGCGGATCAGGGCGGGGTTGGTGACCGTGCCCGGCGAGATCACCTCGACGACCTCGCGCTTCACCAGACCGCGGGCCTTCTTCGGATCCTCGGTCTGCTCGCAGATGGCCACGGTCAGACCGTGCTCGAGCAGGCGCGTGAGATGGTGCTCGAGGGCGTGGTGCGGCACCCCGGCCAGCGGGATGGGATCGTCGCCCTGCTTCTCGCGCGCGGTCAGGGTGAGCCCGAGCAAGCCGGCCACGAGCTCGGCGTCGTCGAAGAAGGTCTCGTAGAAGTCGCCCATGCGGAACAGCAGCACGGCGTCGGGGTGCTGTTCCTTCAACCCCAGGTACTGCGCCATCATGGGCGTGACGTTGCCCCGAGCCTTCGGGCTCATCGGCCGCCCCGCGTGGGAGACAGGACCAGGGTGGTCCAGCCCTCGTCGCGCAGTGAGCGTTGCGCGCGTTCGGCCTGCGCGCGCGTGAGGTAGCGCCCTCCCACCACGCGGTACAGCGGCGCCTCGTC
Coding sequences:
- the mutS gene encoding DNA mismatch repair protein MutS gives rise to the protein MSPKARGNVTPMMAQYLGLKEQHPDAVLLFRMGDFYETFFDDAELVAGLLGLTLTAREKQGDDPIPLAGVPHHALEHHLTRLLEHGLTVAICEQTEDPKKARGLVKREVVEVISPGTVTNPALIRGADAVFLLAVEPRRHGDWGWALLDGSTGEFRCGSSPPEDVSALLRRYEVAEVVAPDPLPPGTEVERTLGATTVTTYARLHYDPSIASEALCDHFAVAAVDGLGLDPDEPAVGAAGAALRYLADRQRARPTQVRRVHVDRGEGRLHLDRETVAHLELFESMRGADRASSLFHHVDRTCTPLGRRRLAAWMRAPLCDVQGICARHDAIDALLAEAGRLDGLRETLRGIGDLERIVGRIATHRALPHELAALRAGLQRWPSLVERTRDCDTPLLGDVERHADACTELAERLAAALVDEPPTHLRHGRVFREGHDEELDRLRALNRDGKTWIAGYQESERQRTGIANLKVGFNKVFGYHVEVTNKHLDKVPDDYVEKQRLTSGKRFVTEALKEREQEILRAEELQVEREATLFSDLVAELAEDLGPVHDALDALATLDALVALATIAREQDYRRPRVEPDLQLDVEDGRHPVVERLSDESFVPNDVRLDPAQRQIVLLTGPNMGGKSTYLRQTALIVILAQMGSFVPARRARIGLVDRVHTRVGASDDLARGQSTFLVEMTETARILRGATARSLVIFDEVGRGTSTRDGLALARAIVEFLHEGPVHPRTLFATHFHELTAVAERLPRAVNAQLEVREYEGRILFLHRVVPGAADRSYGIHVAELAGVPAPVLERARELLDRAQALESDAEDAPAPPPPRFQLPLFESAPPAPHPVVERLKELDTDTLRPVDALVVLAELAEEARNGRSG